One Periophthalmus magnuspinnatus isolate fPerMag1 chromosome 15, fPerMag1.2.pri, whole genome shotgun sequence genomic window carries:
- the LOC117382967 gene encoding max-interacting protein 1-like, with the protein MVKYMTQRRELKREEVLSESDASMDPQDFREMQSDYSFSDVFYSKCSAMDQIDTFMKNVQVLLDAANYIENVERNNGKCEHGYASSYPASDSVHQLKQRPFKSRKMDNIHSRSAHNELEKNRRAHLRLCLERLKSLIPLGPDCSRHTTLGLLNKAKAHIKKLEDTDRRSQHQLDILERERRHLQRQLAQLQPVGERERLRMDSLGSREDSDQTESDREDIEVDVESTEFSHGEMDSVSTSGVSDLDDHSSRQSSISDEGYSTCSLKLAFNV; encoded by the exons ATGGTCAAATACATGACACAGCGCAGAGAGCTGAAGCGTGAGGAGGTCCTTTCAGAGTCGGACGCGTCCATGGACCCGCAGGACTTCAGGGAGATGCAATCCGACTATTCCTTCAGCGACGTGTTTTACTCCAAATGCTCCGCAATGGACCAAATCGACACTTTTATGAAGAATGTTCAAGTGCTGCTCGATGCAGCAAATTACATAGAAAATGTCGAGAGGAACAACGGAA AGTGTGAGCATGGATATGCATCTTCATACCCAGCCAGTGACAGTGTGCATCAGCTGAAACAAAGACCGTTTAAAAGCAGGAAAATGGACAATATTCACAGCAG GTCAGCGCACAATGAACTGGAAAAGAACAG AAGAGCTCACCTTCGCCTGTGTCTGGAGAGGCTGAAGTCGCTCATCCCTCTGGGCCCAGACTGCAGTCGACACACCACTCTAGGACTGCTCAACAAGGCCAAAGCACACATCAAG aaacTTGAAGACACTGACCGAAGGAGCCAGCATCAGCTAGACAtcttggagagagagagaaggcatcTGCAGAGGCAGCTGGCTCAGCTGCAGCCtgtgggtgagagagagaggctgcgTATGGACAGTCTGGGCTCTCGGGAAGACTCAGATCAGACAGAGTCTGACAGAG aggacattgaAGTGGACGTAGAAAGCACTGAGTTCTCCCATGGAGAGATGGACAGTGTCAGCACAAGTGGAGTAAGTGATCTGGATGACCACAGCAGCCGACAGAGCTCCATCAGTGACGAAGGCTACTCCACCTGCAGTCTCAAACTGGCCTTCAATGTCTGA
- the LOC117382868 gene encoding max-interacting protein 1-like, whose translation MFEEKLEDTDRRSQHQLDILERERRHLQRQLAQLQPVGERERLRMDSLGSREDSDQTESDREDIEVDVESTEFSHGEMDSVSTSGVSDLDDHSSRQSSISDEGYSTCSLKLAFNV comes from the exons atgttTG AGGAA aaacTTGAAGACACTGACCGAAGGAGCCAGCATCAGCTAGACAtcttggagagagagagaaggcatcTGCAGAGGCAGCTGGCTCAGCTGCAGCCtgtgggtgagagagagaggctgcgTATGGACAGTCTGGGCTCTCGGGAAGACTCAGATCAGACAGAGTCTGACAGAG aggacattgaAGTGGACGTAGAAAGCACTGAGTTCTCCCATGGAGAGATGGACAGTGTCAGCACAAGTGGAGTAAGTGATCTGGATGACCACAGCAGCCGACAGAGCTCCATCAGTGACGAAGGCTACTCCACCTGCAGTCTCAAACTGGCCTTCAATGTCTGA
- the smndc1 gene encoding survival of motor neuron-related-splicing factor 30 — MSEDLVKQLSSYKAQLAQVEVALSSDPENEDLLKLQKDLQEVIDLTKDLLTSQTAEGTSASTNPAPIKHKWKIGDRCLAVWNTDGQMYEAEIEEIDRENGTAAVTFIGYGNAEVIPLQNLKPAEEGTLPEDPLKAKSKKEKIAEQREYKKKKAQKKVQRMKELEQEREEQKSKWQMFNSKALSKNKKGQVKRSIFASPESVDGKVGVGTCGIADKPMTQYNDTSKYNVRHLMPQ, encoded by the exons ATGTCGGAGGATTTGGTCAAACAGCTGAGTAGCTATAAAGCGCAGCTAGCTCAAGTAGAGGTTGCACTGTCATCTGATCCAGAAAATGAAGACCTTCTTAAACTACAGAAAGACCTACAG GAAGTCATTGATTTGACAAAAGACCTCCTGACCTCACAGACAGCTGAAGGGACGTCTGCGAGTACAAACCCTGCTCCTATTAAACACAAATGGAAGATTGGGGACAGATGCCTTGCAGTGTGGAATACAGATGGACA GATGTACGAGGCCGAGATTGAAGAGATAGACCGGGAGAATGGCACTGCAGCAGTTACCTTCATCGGTTATGGCAATGCTGAAGTGATCCCACTACAGAACCTCAAACCCGCTGAAGAGGGTACTCTTCCTGAAGATCCCTTAAAAGCAAAGTCTAA AAAAGAGAAGATAGCAGAGCAGCGTGAATACAAAAAGAAGAAGGCTCAAAAGAAAGTTCAACGGATGAAGGAGTTGGAGCAAGAGAGGGAAGAACAGAAGTCCAAGTGGCAAATGTTCAACAGCAAGGCTTTGTCCAAGAACAAAAAAGGACAG gTCAAAAGGAGTATTTTTGCCTCTCCAGAAAGCGTTGATGGAAAAGTGGGAGTGGGTACATGTGGAATTGCAGACAAACCCATGACCCAATATAACGACACATCAAAATACAATGTCAGACACTTAATGCCCCAATGA
- the LOC117382867 gene encoding alpha-2A adrenergic receptor-like, translating into MDCLNFTSEYHIYHTVPLTIAVAVLILVIVFGNVLVIISVITSHALRAPQNLYLVSLACADILVATMVVPFSFSNELMGYWFFGRIWCEIYLCLDVFFCTSSIVHLCAISLDRYWSVTQAIKYNLRRTPCRIKGNIVLVWLLAALISFPPLITMQKEEGKVECPICDINEEKWYILFSSTASFFAPCIIMITVYIRIYQIAKKHTRAQPGERQRENCNSEDVRCNQEIKGREESEKSAGEVDGVGVDDDNSSSESTDTTLCSLKKGLRIGRVVPKPGESSPKLEVQWGGRRSRWKGRQNRERRFTFVLAVVMGAFVLCWFPFFFTYTLTALCESCSVPKTLFKLFFWFGYCNSSLNPIIYTVFNNDFRRSFKKILCRQNHI; encoded by the coding sequence ATGGATTGTTTGAACTTCACCAGCGAATACCACATTTACCACACTGTTCCTCTTACAATCGCCGTAGCTGTCCTCATTCTGGTAATTGTATTTGGCAATGTCCTTGTTATAATTTCTGTCATAACAAGTCATGCCTTGAGAGCTCCTCAGAACTTATATTTGGTCTCTTTGGCATGTGCGGACATCCTGGTTGCTACCATGGTCGTGCCATTTTCTTTCTCAAATGAACTCATGGGTTACTGGTTCTTTGGTAGGATTTGGTGTGAGATCTACCTTTGTTTGGATGTCTTCTTCTGCACCTCATCTATTGTCCATCTTTGTGCGATAAGCTTGGACAGATACTGGTCGGTTACCCAGGCGATCAAGTACAATTTAAGAAGAACACCATGCAGGATTAAAGGTAACATTGTTCTTGTTTGGCTTTTGGCAGCTCTAatttccttccctcctcttaTCACAATGCAAAAGGAAGAGGGTAAAGTGGAATGCCCCATATGTGacattaatgaagaaaaatggtACATCCTCTTCTCAAGCACCGCCTCCTTCTTCGCTCCATGCATAATTATGATAACGGTCTACATAAGAATCTACCAAATTGCCAAGAAGCACACGCGAGCCCAACCAGGTGAACGCCAAAGGGAAAACTGCAACTCAGAGGACGTGAGATGCAACCAGGAAATCAAAGGAAGAGAGGAATCGGAAAAGTCAGCAGGAGAGGTGGATGGGGTAGGCGTAGATGATGATAATTCTTCCTCAGAATCAACAGACACCACTCTCTGCTCACTGAAGAAGGGGTTAAGGATTGGAAGAGTGGTGCCGAAACCCGGAGAGAGCTCACCCAAGTTGGAGGTGCAGTGGgggggcaggaggagcaggtggaaGGGGAggcagaacagagagaggagattcACGTTCGTCCTGGCTGTGGTCATGGGCGCGTTTGTTCTCTGCTGGTTCCCCTTCTTCTTCACCTACACACTCACGGCTCTGTGTGAATCCTGCTCTGTTCCAAAGACACTGTTCAAACTGTTCTTTTGGTTTGGTTACTGCAACAGCTCACTCAATCCCATCATATACACAGTGTTCAACAATGACTTCAGGCGCTCCTTCAAGAAGATTCTTTGTAGACAGAACCATATATAa
- the add3b gene encoding adducin 3 (gamma) b, whose product MSLVDVRPSAASMTLPLSSSSFKDQLDDSDPEHLRGRAMSPDLRQDFNMMEQKKRVTQILRSPVFKDELEGLIQDQLTKGNTPTGLLALRQIADLVMASTVGGAGPLTSPISLGMVTPINDLYGIESPSFAKGEKLNRCRLASLYRLVDLFSWARFTSCYITLRVSKEQDHVLISPRGLSFAEVTSGNLVKVNIVGDVVDQGCTDLSIDHFGFGPHAAIYSMRPDVRCIIHLHTPATAAVSSMKCGILPISQEALLLGDVSCFGYHGSLDNKEEKVEFQKALGPTAKVMILRNHGLLALGDTVEEAFHYMYHSQQACEIQVSALACSGGVDNLVLLDRAKFKPLTQGVAAAGVLVENEVKWKVGEAEFESLMRMLDNLGYRTGYSYRNPIVREKPRSKNDVEIPATVSALPSDDDDLGLRSPLKYIVQKQQRERTRWLNSPNSYLRVNVPEHSLYGDVSPRTRTMWMKSADPGNSSGTPIKIEDPNQFVPLNTDPTEVMNKRNRIKEQHRGDLMTAGPKSQLLADIVVDTIPGPAFIYEDEEHVRSLPPNPFNEVTEKVLEEYKSLVEKKKLGREDEDDATDADEMTTFDGSTISLSLSPIMTPAKDIILNGKDHFTDVDEDLSIEVSKLSMSTSESTEVSITTKEKSEEIQTPESQTKSKKKKKGFRTPSFLKKSKKEKKDKEKEIEKVES is encoded by the exons ATGAGCCTGGTGGATGTAAGGCCGTCGGCAGCCTCTATGACCCTGCCTCTGTCCAGCAGCAGCTTTAAAGACCAGCTGGACGACAGTGACCCGGAGCACCTCCGTGGCAGGGCCATGTCCCCAGACCTGAGGCAGGACTTTAACATGATGGAGCAAAAAAAGAGGGTCACACAGATACTCCGGAGTCCA GTGTTTAAAGACGAACTTGAAGGCCTCATCCAAGATCAGTTAACAAAGGGCAACACCCCCACCGGTCTCTTGGCTTTGAGACAGATTGCTGACCTGGTCATGGCTAGCACCGTGGGAGGAGCTGGCCCTTTGACTTCCCCTatca GTTTAGGCATGGTGACCCCCATCAATGACTTGTATGGCATCGAGTCGCCTTCGTTCGCAAAAGGGGAGAAACTAAATCGCTGCAGGCTGGCCAGCCTTTACAGGCTAGTTGACCTCTTCAGCTGGGCTCGGTTTACAAGCTGCTACATTACC CTGCGTGTGAGTAAGGAACAAGACCACGTTCTCATCAGCCCACGTGGTTTGTCTTTTGCTGAAGTCACATCTGGAAATTTG GTGAAAGTGAACATTGTTGGGGATGTGGTCGATCAAGGTTGTACTGATCTCTCTATCGACCACTTTGGCTTTGGGCCTCATGCTGCAATTTACTCTATGCGCCCTGATGTGAGATGCATTATCCACCTGCACACccctgctactgctgct GTGTCCTCCATGAAATGTGGAATCCTGCCCATTTCCCAGGAGGCTTTGCTTCTGGGAGACGTGAGCTGTTTTGGTTACCATGGTAGCTTGGATAATAAAGAGGAGAAGGTGGAGTTTCAGAAAGCTTTGGGCCCTACTGCCAAG gtgATGATTCTGAGGAATCATGGACTGCTTGCTTTGGGTGATACAGTGGAAGAAGCCTTCCACTACATGTACCACTCCCAACAGGCCTGTGAAATCCAG GTGAGTGCTTTGGCATGCTCTGGTGGAGTGGACAACCTTGTGCTCCTGGATAGAGCCAAGTTCAAACCCCTGACGCAGGGCGTGGCAGCAGCCGGGGTGCTGGTGGAGAATGAGGTCAAATGGAAAGTGGGAGAGGCAGAGTTTGAGTCTCTGATGAGGATGCTAGACAACCTG GGATACAGGACAGGCTACTCTTACAGAAACCCCATTGTTCGTGAGAAACCGCGCTCCAAGAATGATGTAGAGATTCCTGCCACTGTCTCAGCTCTCCCATCAGACGACGATGATCTGGGCCTACGCAGTCCACTGAAGTATATTGTGCAAAAACAACAGAGAGAAAGGACACGCTGGCTCAACTCACCTAACAGTTACTTAAGGGTCAACGTTCCTGAACACTCGCTTTACGGAGATGTTAGCCCTAGAACCAGAACTATG TGGATGAAGTCTGCAGACCCAGGCAACAGCAGTGGCACCCCAATCAAGATCGAAGACCCAAACCAGTTTGTCCCACTAAATACTGATCCCACAGAGGTCATGAACAAGAGGAACAGG ATAAAagaacagcacagaggagacctGATGACCGCAGGACCCAAATCTCAACTACTTGCCGACATCGTGGTGGATACAATACCAGGACCG GCTTTCATTTATGAGGATGAAGAGCATGTGCGCTCTCTACCCCCTAACCCCTTCAATGAGGTCACAGAGAAAGTGCTGGAGGAGTATAAGAGTCTGGTGGAGAAGAAGAAGCTGGGTCGAGAAG ATGAGGATGATGCTACAGATGCAGATGAAATGACCACATTTGACGGCTCCactatctccctctccctgtccccTATAATGACTCCGGCTAAAG ACATTATTCTCAATGGGAAGGATCACTTCACGGATGTAGATGAAGATCTCAGTATTGAGGTGTCCAAGCTGAGCATGAGCACTTCAGAAAGTACGGAGGTTTCCATAAcaacaaaagagaaaagtgaagAGATCCAGACTCCTGAGAGCCAGACCAAgtccaagaagaagaagaagggttTCCGGACTCCTTCTTTCCTGAAAAAGAGCAAGAAGGAAAAGAAGGATAAAGAGAAGGAGATAGAGAAGGTGGAATCATGA
- the LOC117382869 gene encoding LOW QUALITY PROTEIN: max-interacting protein 1-like (The sequence of the model RefSeq protein was modified relative to this genomic sequence to represent the inferred CDS: inserted 1 base in 1 codon), with amino-acid sequence FQKLEDTDRRSQHQLDILERERRHLQRQLAQLQPVGERERLRMDSLGSRXDSDQTESDREDIEVDVESTEFSHGEMDSVSTSGVSDLDDHSSRQSSISDEGYSTCSLKLAFNV; translated from the exons tttcagAAACTTGAAGACACTGACCGAAGGAGCCAGCATCAGCTAGACAtcttggagagagagagaaggcatcTGCAGAGGCAGCTGGCTCAGCTGCAGCCtgtgggtgagagagagaggctgcgTATGGACAGTCTGGGCTCTC AAGACTCAGATCAGACAGAGTCTGACAGAG aggacattgaAGTGGACGTAGAAAGCACTGAGTTCTCCCATGGAGAGATGGACAGTGTCAGCACAAGTGGAGTAAGTGATCTGGATGACCACAGCAGCCGACAGAGCTCCATCAGTGACGAAGGCTACTCCACCTGCAGTCTCAAACTGGCCTTCAATGTCTGA
- the bnip4 gene encoding BCL2 interacting protein 4, producing MSLLKDSSSDESLQGSWVELHFSGSSSQSSSHHESHDHIPTHSQEADLERMLLEAQHESGRSSSKGSSQCNSPLRAETPLLVWKGSGGNSTQSDEDFQERRREVDNLLKKNADWIWDWSSRPENNPPKEFLLKHPKRTTSLSIRNTSVMKKGGILSADFLKLFLPSLIISHILAVGLGIYIGKRLTSHNPSTY from the exons ATGTCGCTCCTAAAAGACAGTTCATCCGACGAGAGTTTGCAAG GATCCTGGGTAGAGCTGCATTTCAGTGGCAGCAGTTCTCAGTCGAGTAGTCATCATGAGAGCCACGATCACATCCCAACACACAGCCAGGAAGCAGACCTGGAGAGAATGCTGCTGGAGGCACAGCATGAGTCAGGAAGGAGCAGTTCAAAAGGAAGCTCACAATGTAACag cCCTCTCAGAGCCGAGACCCCACTCCTTGTGTGGAAAGGCTCAGGAGGAAACAGTACACAG tcagatGAAGACTTTCAAGAAAGAAGACGAGAAGTAGACAATTTGCTGAAGAAAAATGCTGACTGGATTTGGGATTGGTCCAGTCGACCAGAAAATAACCCACCCAA GGAGTTCCTGCTGAAGCACCCTAAGCGCACGACCTCTCTCAGCATTAGGAACACCAGTGTCATGAAGAAGGGTGGCATTCTCTCAGCTGATTTTCTGAAGCTGTTTCTGCCGTCATTAATCATTTCCCACATCCTGGCTGTTGGACTAGG GATATACATTGGAAAGCGCCTAACTTCCCATAACCCATCAACCTATTAA